In a genomic window of Sinorhizobium meliloti:
- a CDS encoding efflux RND transporter permease subunit: protein MHASTEDKKPFNLSRWAIGHPSIARFLLALIIITGGLGLLRMGQREDPEFTFRVMVVQAVWPGASIQEMEDQVVNKIERKLQETPHLDFVRSYTRAGSAIITVQIEGDTDADEVADAFYQVRKKVGDITNELPEGVLGPYFNDEFGDTFITLHSISGDGFSYPELKRFAIEGRDMLLTTPGVEKVVILGDQPEKIYIDLSSKVLAERGLTFNDLRNAIAGQNNVDHAGSVDTGTRSVRISVEGDVTKVEDIRELRLRAGNRTIRLGDIATVTSGLEDPYARKFRFNGHDSVQIGVVMAKGFNVTDVGKAVEATYHRFESALPYGVSVDQVSNQPEVVTEAITEFSHALIEALIIVLVVSFLSIGWRSGLVIAIAIPLVLAATFAIMYELGIDLQRISLGALIIALGLLVDDAMIVVEMMERKLEEGLEKIDAASFAYSSTAFPMLTGTLITTAGFIPVGFAESTAGEYVRSLFYVVGIALAVSWFVAVYFTPWLGYMILKQRHHAGTHHDVFDTRFYRRLRATVGWAVRHRVVVLLTTLAIFVTSLWAFQFIPKNFFPQSSRPEILVDLWLPEGTSIKEVEKQAKALEERMMDDEDKRFIATYIGEGAPRFFLPLDQQLRNPNFAQLLVMAKDEAARERLIVKLRTILAEDFPSIRTKVDRLFLGPPTGWPVQMRVMGPDREEVRRIADQVKAKFQENPLLGAIHDDWLEPVPAMKLVIDQDRARALGITSQRIRQMLQAAMSGVPLDSFRDGEETVSIVAREPGGNRHLLSAVQSVYVPTDFGGFVPVSQIAKVVPVMEQGIEWRRDRLPTITVRGTLPDGVQPNDVAMQLFNELKGLREGLAPGYKVEIQGGAEDSAESQASIAAKAPIMLVVIVILLMVQLQHFGKAMLVLATGPLGIIGAAAALLISGAPFGFVAILGVIALLGIIIRNSIILVDQIDQDIAAGMERSEAIIGAAVRRFRPIMLTALTAVLALIPISRGVFWGPLAYAMMGGILVATVLTILVLPAGYALFFGKEPKSRKTDPEPADAQNDSDEQERYPAPLAAE from the coding sequence ATGCACGCCTCCACCGAGGACAAGAAACCGTTCAATCTTTCGCGCTGGGCAATCGGGCATCCGAGCATCGCGCGCTTCCTGCTGGCGCTGATCATCATCACCGGCGGGCTTGGGCTCCTGCGCATGGGGCAACGCGAGGATCCGGAATTCACGTTCCGCGTCATGGTGGTGCAAGCCGTATGGCCGGGAGCTTCCATCCAGGAAATGGAAGATCAGGTCGTCAACAAGATCGAGCGCAAGCTGCAGGAAACGCCGCATCTCGATTTCGTCCGTTCCTATACGCGCGCCGGCAGCGCCATCATCACGGTCCAGATCGAGGGCGACACCGACGCAGACGAGGTCGCCGACGCCTTCTACCAGGTGCGCAAGAAGGTGGGCGACATCACCAACGAGCTGCCCGAAGGCGTGCTGGGCCCCTATTTCAACGATGAGTTCGGCGACACCTTTATCACCCTGCATTCGATCAGCGGCGACGGCTTCAGCTATCCCGAACTGAAGCGCTTCGCGATCGAGGGGCGGGACATGCTGCTGACGACACCAGGCGTCGAGAAGGTCGTGATCCTCGGGGACCAGCCCGAGAAAATCTATATAGACCTCTCCTCCAAGGTTCTTGCAGAGCGCGGCCTGACGTTCAACGACCTGCGCAATGCGATCGCGGGTCAGAACAACGTCGATCATGCCGGCTCTGTCGACACCGGTACGCGCTCGGTACGCATCTCCGTCGAAGGAGACGTCACCAAGGTCGAGGACATCCGTGAACTGCGGCTGAGGGCGGGAAACCGGACCATCCGGCTCGGCGACATCGCGACCGTGACCTCCGGGCTGGAAGATCCCTATGCACGGAAATTCCGATTCAACGGTCACGACAGCGTCCAGATCGGCGTCGTCATGGCAAAGGGCTTCAACGTCACGGACGTAGGCAAGGCAGTGGAAGCGACCTACCATCGCTTTGAGTCCGCCCTGCCCTACGGCGTGTCGGTCGATCAGGTCTCCAATCAGCCGGAAGTCGTCACCGAAGCGATAACCGAGTTCAGCCACGCGCTCATCGAAGCGCTGATCATCGTCCTCGTCGTCTCCTTCCTGTCGATCGGCTGGCGCTCCGGTCTCGTGATCGCGATTGCCATTCCGCTCGTACTCGCGGCCACCTTTGCGATCATGTACGAGCTGGGCATCGACCTCCAGCGCATCTCGCTCGGGGCGCTGATCATCGCTCTCGGCCTGCTTGTCGACGACGCGATGATCGTGGTCGAGATGATGGAGCGAAAGCTCGAAGAGGGGCTGGAAAAGATCGACGCGGCGAGCTTCGCCTATTCCTCGACCGCTTTTCCCATGCTGACCGGCACTCTGATCACTACCGCCGGCTTTATCCCCGTCGGCTTCGCGGAATCGACCGCCGGCGAATATGTGCGCTCGCTCTTCTACGTCGTCGGCATCGCGCTGGCGGTCTCCTGGTTCGTGGCTGTCTATTTCACGCCCTGGCTCGGCTACATGATCCTGAAGCAGCGTCACCACGCCGGCACCCATCACGACGTCTTCGATACGCGCTTCTATCGCCGCCTGAGGGCGACCGTCGGCTGGGCAGTGCGCCATCGCGTCGTCGTGCTCCTGACGACGCTTGCCATCTTCGTGACGAGCCTCTGGGCATTTCAGTTCATTCCGAAGAATTTCTTCCCGCAGTCCTCGCGCCCGGAAATTCTGGTCGATCTCTGGCTGCCGGAGGGAACGAGCATCAAGGAGGTCGAAAAGCAGGCGAAGGCGCTCGAGGAGCGGATGATGGACGATGAGGACAAGCGCTTCATCGCCACCTATATCGGCGAAGGCGCGCCCCGCTTCTTCCTGCCACTCGACCAGCAGCTTCGCAATCCGAACTTCGCGCAGCTCCTCGTCATGGCAAAGGACGAGGCGGCCCGCGAGCGGCTGATCGTCAAGCTGCGCACGATACTGGCCGAGGATTTCCCCTCCATCCGCACCAAGGTCGACCGGTTGTTCCTGGGACCGCCGACCGGATGGCCCGTGCAGATGCGGGTGATGGGCCCCGACCGCGAGGAAGTCCGTCGCATCGCCGACCAGGTGAAGGCGAAATTTCAGGAAAACCCGCTGCTCGGCGCCATTCATGACGACTGGCTCGAACCTGTGCCGGCGATGAAGCTGGTGATCGACCAGGACCGCGCCCGCGCCCTCGGCATCACGTCGCAGCGCATCCGCCAGATGTTGCAGGCGGCAATGTCCGGCGTCCCGCTCGACAGCTTCCGCGACGGCGAGGAAACGGTCTCCATCGTGGCGCGGGAACCCGGCGGCAATCGCCACCTGCTCTCTGCCGTCCAGTCGGTCTATGTGCCCACCGATTTCGGCGGCTTCGTTCCGGTCTCGCAGATCGCCAAGGTCGTTCCCGTCATGGAACAGGGTATCGAGTGGCGGCGCGACCGGCTGCCCACGATCACCGTGCGCGGAACGCTGCCTGACGGCGTGCAGCCGAACGACGTGGCGATGCAGCTCTTCAACGAGCTCAAGGGACTGAGGGAGGGCCTTGCGCCCGGCTACAAGGTGGAGATCCAGGGCGGCGCCGAAGACAGCGCCGAGAGCCAGGCCTCGATCGCCGCCAAGGCGCCGATCATGCTGGTGGTGATCGTCATCCTCCTGATGGTGCAGCTCCAGCATTTCGGCAAGGCGATGCTGGTGCTCGCAACCGGTCCGCTCGGGATCATCGGTGCCGCGGCGGCCCTCCTCATCAGCGGAGCACCCTTCGGCTTCGTCGCCATCCTGGGGGTTATCGCGCTGCTCGGCATCATCATCCGCAACTCGATCATTCTGGTGGACCAGATCGACCAGGACATCGCGGCCGGGATGGAACGTTCCGAGGCGATCATCGGCGCGGCGGTGCGCCGCTTCCGACCGATCATGCTGACGGCGCTCACCGCGGTGCTGGCATTGATCCCGATCTCCCGCGGCGTCTTCTGGGGACCGCTCGCCTATGCGATGATGGGCGGGATACTGGTTGCCACCGTTCTGACGATCCTGGTTCTGCCGGCCGGTTATGCGCTCTTCTTCGGCAAGGAGCCGAAATCGCGCAAAACGGACCCGGAGCCTGCCGACGCGCAGAACGATTCGGACGAACAGGAGCGCTACCCGGCGCCGCTTGCGGCAGAGTAA